In Alkalihalobacillus sp. FSL W8-0930, a single window of DNA contains:
- a CDS encoding sulfurtransferase: MKRLKPEELKKQMDSGTSNLVIVDVRYALSDTDKGKQLYAESHIPGAIYLHMSHDLSGEAKEHGGRHPIPETEEISKRLGEVGIDQDTIVIAYDDKKGSFASRLCWQLYYLGHDKHYILEGGFEAWVEAGYSTTTDIPKYSEKTFVPTLRKEARVTREDVLKRLGSTDSILIDARAPERYAGGADSLDAKSGHIPGALNYFWEDLLDHSGNWKSGAELVEHFKALPKDKEIIIYCGSGVTACPNVFALREAGFEHVKLYSGSWSDWTSYEDSPIETGR; the protein is encoded by the coding sequence ATGAAACGATTGAAGCCAGAAGAGTTGAAGAAACAGATGGATTCAGGTACATCAAATCTTGTAATTGTTGATGTTCGCTATGCTCTGTCAGATACAGATAAAGGAAAACAACTATACGCGGAGTCACACATCCCAGGAGCCATCTACCTGCACATGAGTCATGATCTATCAGGCGAGGCAAAAGAACACGGAGGACGACATCCGATTCCAGAAACAGAAGAGATCTCTAAAAGACTAGGCGAAGTCGGAATAGATCAAGATACAATTGTGATCGCCTATGATGATAAAAAAGGTTCGTTTGCAAGCAGATTATGCTGGCAGCTTTATTACTTGGGACACGACAAACATTACATCTTAGAGGGTGGATTTGAAGCCTGGGTTGAAGCAGGTTACTCTACAACAACTGACATACCGAAATACTCTGAAAAAACATTTGTTCCTACTTTACGCAAAGAGGCAAGAGTTACGCGGGAAGACGTCTTGAAGAGACTTGGATCAACGGATTCCATACTCATTGATGCAAGAGCACCCGAGCGTTATGCGGGTGGAGCCGATTCACTTGATGCCAAAAGTGGACATATTCCTGGTGCGCTTAATTATTTTTGGGAGGACCTCCTGGACCATTCAGGGAATTGGAAAAGTGGGGCTGAGCTTGTTGAGCATTTCAAAGCCCTACCAAAGGATAAAGAAATCATCATCTACTGTGGTTCAGGCGTAACGGCATGCCCGAATGTATTTGCGCTAAGGGAAGCTGGGTTTGAACACGTGAAACTTTATTCGGGTAGCTGGAGTGACTGGACGAGTTATGAAGATAGTCCGATTGAAACAGGAAGATAA
- a CDS encoding IS4 family transposase produces the protein MSLKEEFSTFAKTVLDVLSVPNLRQSARDVGFVQRLKKLKPEDFLSICAFLPQPVGSTELTQLCGALSRESNTQLSKQALHQRFDEKGAAFLKHVFFQLAGKQEVIAMPPLPETPFSRIRILDATSFERPRKEGTSSDGAKIHLEYELYEGKFLHTLLCGSRESDHHAAYALADTIQPGDLIIRDLGYFSGDHLKQIDRAGASYITRTPANMTYWTRDDQGERIQIKPEEDAKQLEPGAIKDYGVIQLGVKGKNTLQTRVIVQRLTEDQQNKRKAGLRKRRRKGGHTQSADKKDHTQILATNLTQEEMDVQALYPMYSLRWQVEILFKTWKSLFAIDHVRAMNPDRFLCHMYGKLIHILLSSMVAFQCRFYLHQKHHLEGSEYKCIHHAKRAIEESKGYALYHRSSLEDVLENIYENIYRYGRKDHRHRHQSPYDILQIAYETHARME, from the coding sequence GTGTCTTTAAAAGAGGAGTTCAGTACGTTTGCGAAAACCGTGTTGGACGTTTTATCTGTACCGAACCTTCGCCAATCTGCCCGAGACGTTGGGTTTGTACAGCGTCTAAAGAAATTAAAACCTGAGGATTTCTTGAGTATTTGTGCGTTTCTGCCTCAACCCGTGGGTTCTACAGAGTTAACACAGCTTTGTGGAGCTCTTTCGCGTGAATCGAATACCCAGCTCTCCAAACAAGCCTTACACCAACGCTTCGATGAAAAAGGAGCCGCTTTTTTGAAGCATGTGTTTTTTCAATTGGCGGGCAAACAAGAGGTCATCGCCATGCCACCTCTTCCGGAGACCCCGTTTTCTCGGATCCGCATCTTAGATGCGACTTCATTTGAACGACCAAGGAAAGAAGGTACTTCTTCAGATGGAGCGAAAATTCATTTAGAGTATGAGCTATATGAGGGGAAATTTTTGCATACCTTACTTTGCGGTTCAAGAGAAAGTGACCATCACGCCGCCTATGCATTAGCCGATACGATCCAGCCAGGAGATTTGATCATCCGTGATCTCGGCTACTTTTCTGGCGACCATTTGAAACAAATTGATCGTGCAGGCGCTTCTTATATCACGCGGACGCCGGCCAATATGACCTATTGGACTAGAGATGATCAAGGGGAACGAATCCAAATCAAACCAGAAGAAGATGCGAAGCAGCTAGAACCGGGAGCGATCAAAGATTATGGGGTCATCCAATTAGGGGTCAAAGGAAAGAACACCCTTCAAACCCGTGTCATCGTGCAACGATTGACAGAGGATCAACAAAACAAGAGGAAAGCCGGTTTACGAAAAAGAAGACGGAAAGGGGGTCATACCCAATCCGCCGACAAAAAGGATCATACCCAAATCCTTGCCACTAACCTAACACAGGAAGAAATGGATGTGCAAGCATTGTATCCGATGTATTCCTTACGCTGGCAAGTCGAGATTCTTTTCAAAACGTGGAAATCCCTTTTCGCCATTGATCACGTGCGCGCGATGAATCCAGATCGGTTTCTCTGCCACATGTATGGGAAACTTATACACATTCTGCTTTCTTCGATGGTGGCGTTTCAATGCCGGTTCTATCTTCATCAAAAACACCACCTCGAAGGCAGTGAATACAAGTGTATCCATCATGCCAAAAGGGCTATAGAAGAGTCAAAAGGATACGCTCTCTATCATCGTTCTTCATTAGAAGACGTTCTAGAAAATATCTACGAGAACATTTACCGATATGGACGAAAAGACCATCGCCACCGCCATCAAAGTCCCTATGACATCTTACAGATCGCCTATGAAACACATGCGCGTATGGAGTAA
- a CDS encoding glycosyltransferase, with protein sequence MEVTLYAWLIVSSAVLIVFYILSRKYNWSKQVLIALFLAINAIYLGWRAVYTLPTMNTISIIAGVLLLLTEVAGFLQSIVFSVISWKPFKRKHIPLSEFENLPTVDIFIATYNESEDLLKRTIAACTLIRYPKNLVSIYVCDDGRRASVRELCEEFGIGYIDRKDNSHAKAGNLNHALTKTNGEIVVTMDADMVPQANFLERTLGQFTDPEMVFVQAPQVFYNDDPFQYNLFFEDQITNEQDFFMRQLEEGKDRFNATMYVGSNALFRRTALDEVGGFATGVITEDMATGMLLQSDNRKTAFINETLAVGLSPETYADLLKQRDRWCRGNIQVIRKFNPLKMKGLSFMQKLLYMDGIHYWFFGIYKMVFLLAPLLFLVFNIYSLDVAFTQLLWFWVPAFISSQLMFKSLANKKRTVLWSHVYEVAMTPYMAISVLSEIFLKKKFKFNVTRKGVQTNQRRFLWVTSIPYLLLAALTLVALVKVGLYYVYPDRYSVNPDVLYINIFWVLYNAAAIILAIFLTFERPRHRNSERFSVDLQGVLHGSETSVSFNILNISESGARIELDALSLEEHLSKEQSFVIDFAGVEGLAVKKEWINEKNGKLLMGVSFIDPDLDQYAETIRVLFSEPVNAEIEKYYDKALLTTAMYRFLRRTKREDPSFHRQSIRKNVSLPGQLNIDGQTVEMTVLDYSEAGCSVRLNRSLRVDQLVKVSTNERELAGRTAQICWVRKKGRNRYVGLKFVA encoded by the coding sequence ATGGAAGTGACGTTATATGCATGGTTAATTGTTTCCAGTGCAGTACTCATAGTCTTTTACATATTATCAAGAAAATATAACTGGTCTAAGCAGGTGCTCATCGCACTCTTTTTAGCCATTAATGCAATCTATCTTGGCTGGCGTGCCGTTTATACGCTACCAACAATGAACACGATTAGCATCATTGCGGGTGTTTTGCTTTTACTAACTGAGGTTGCTGGGTTTCTTCAGTCGATTGTCTTTAGTGTGATTTCGTGGAAACCATTTAAGCGGAAGCATATTCCGTTATCTGAATTTGAGAATCTACCAACCGTAGATATCTTTATTGCTACGTATAACGAATCTGAGGATCTATTAAAACGAACGATTGCTGCGTGTACACTCATCCGTTATCCAAAGAATCTAGTCTCGATTTATGTGTGTGATGACGGAAGAAGAGCGAGCGTCCGTGAGCTTTGTGAGGAATTTGGAATTGGCTATATTGATCGGAAAGATAATAGCCACGCCAAAGCGGGAAACCTTAATCACGCGCTTACCAAAACAAACGGGGAAATTGTTGTGACAATGGATGCGGACATGGTACCTCAAGCCAATTTCTTAGAACGGACACTCGGACAGTTTACTGATCCGGAAATGGTGTTTGTTCAGGCCCCGCAAGTGTTCTATAATGATGATCCGTTTCAGTACAACTTGTTTTTTGAAGACCAGATTACTAATGAACAAGACTTCTTTATGCGTCAGCTAGAAGAAGGAAAAGACCGGTTCAATGCCACGATGTACGTGGGAAGTAATGCATTGTTTCGCAGAACAGCCCTTGATGAAGTAGGTGGTTTTGCTACAGGTGTCATTACTGAAGATATGGCAACGGGTATGCTACTACAATCAGATAACCGGAAAACAGCCTTTATTAATGAAACATTGGCTGTCGGTCTGTCACCTGAAACGTATGCTGATCTGTTGAAGCAACGCGATCGCTGGTGCCGTGGGAACATTCAGGTTATCCGTAAGTTTAATCCGTTAAAGATGAAGGGATTAAGCTTTATGCAGAAGCTTCTGTACATGGACGGCATTCATTACTGGTTCTTTGGCATTTATAAGATGGTGTTTCTACTTGCGCCATTGTTGTTCCTTGTTTTTAATATTTATAGCTTGGACGTCGCCTTCACCCAGCTATTATGGTTCTGGGTACCAGCTTTTATTTCGTCACAGCTGATGTTTAAGTCCCTTGCCAATAAAAAGCGAACGGTGCTTTGGAGTCATGTCTATGAAGTGGCGATGACGCCCTATATGGCGATCTCCGTACTATCAGAGATTTTTCTCAAGAAGAAATTTAAATTTAACGTGACAAGAAAAGGTGTTCAAACGAATCAAAGACGTTTTCTTTGGGTTACAAGCATTCCGTACTTGCTTCTAGCGGCACTCACTCTTGTCGCTTTGGTAAAAGTGGGTCTTTACTACGTGTATCCAGACAGGTACTCGGTTAACCCGGATGTACTATATATTAATATTTTCTGGGTGCTTTATAACGCAGCAGCTATTATTCTAGCGATCTTTCTTACGTTTGAACGCCCGCGTCATCGGAACTCAGAGCGCTTTTCCGTTGATCTACAAGGGGTTCTTCATGGAAGTGAGACCTCTGTCTCGTTCAACATTTTAAATATTAGTGAAAGTGGTGCTCGTATTGAGTTAGATGCGCTTTCCCTTGAAGAGCATTTATCTAAGGAACAGAGCTTTGTGATCGATTTTGCCGGAGTCGAAGGCCTAGCAGTAAAAAAGGAATGGATTAACGAGAAGAACGGGAAGCTGTTAATGGGTGTTTCATTTATCGATCCGGATCTTGATCAATATGCCGAAACGATTCGTGTATTGTTCAGTGAGCCAGTCAATGCAGAGATTGAAAAGTATTATGACAAGGCCCTCTTAACAACGGCGATGTACCGGTTCCTTCGCCGGACAAAAAGGGAGGATCCAAGCTTTCATCGTCAATCCATCCGCAAAAATGTCTCTCTTCCTGGACAATTAAACATTGATGGCCAAACAGTAGAAATGACCGTACTGGATTACAGTGAGGCAGGTTGTAGCGTACGGCTTAACCGGAGTCTTCGGGTGGACCAGTTGGTAAAAGTATCTACAAACGAACGAGAACTAGCAGGACGAACGGCACAAATATGCTGGGTTCGTAAAAAAGGCAGAAATCGATATGTCGGACTGAAATTTGTCGCTTGA